In Taeniopygia guttata chromosome 2, bTaeGut7.mat, whole genome shotgun sequence, one genomic interval encodes:
- the TWIST1 gene encoding twist-related protein 1 — MMQQDESNSPVSPADDSLSNSEEEPDRQQLPNNKRGGRKRRSSRRSAGGAVGAADEPCSPAQGKRGKKCGAGGGGGGGGSSSGGGSPQSYEELQTQRVMANVRERQRTQSLNEAFAALRKIIPTLPSDKLSKIQTLKLAARYIDFLYQVLQSDELDSKMASCSYVAHERLSYAFSVWRMEGAWSMSASH; from the coding sequence ATGATGCAGCAGGACGAGTCAAACTCTCCAGTCTCCCCCGCCGACGACAGCTTGAGCAACAGCGAAGAGGAGCCGGACCGGCAGCAGCTGCCCAACAACAAGAGAGGGGGGCGCAAGCGCCGCTCCAGCCGCCGCAGCGCCGGCGGCGCCGTCGGGGCCGCGGACGAGCCCTGCAGCCCGGCCCAAGGCAAGCGGGGCAAGAAgtgcggggcgggcgggggcggcgggggcggcggaagcagcagcggcggcggcagccccCAGTCCTACGAGGAGCTGCAGACCCAGCGGGTCATGGCCAACGTGCGGGAGCGGCAGCGCACGCAGTCGCTGAACGAAGCCTTCGCCGCCCTGCGGAAGATCATCCCCACGCTGCCCTCGGACAAGCTGAGCAAGATCCAGACCCTCAAGCTGGCGGCCAGGTACATCGACTTCCTCTACCAGGTCTTACAGAGCGACGAGCTGGACTCCAAGATGGCAAGCTGCAGCTATGTGGCCCACGAGCGGCTCAGCTACGCCTTCTCGGTGTGGAGAATGGAGGGCGCCTGGTCCATGTCCGCATCCCACTAG